One genomic region from Streptomyces sp. NBC_00457 encodes:
- a CDS encoding ABC transporter permease, translated as MAVPVAFFAVFFAYPVAAILARGLHVDGAWQLARIWDVVAQSDIRHVLWFTTWQALASTALTLLVALPGAYVFARFDFPGKHVLRAIVTVPFVLPTVVVGTAFLALVGRGGLLDELWGVRLDTTVWAILLAHVFFNYAVVVRTVGGLWGQLDPRQEEAARMLGASPLKAWRQVTLPALGPAVAAAVLMVFLFTFTSFGVVQILGGPGFSTLEVEIYRQTSEIFDLSTAAVLTIIQFLAVGAILALHAWTVRWRESALRLVDESVTARRPRGAGQWGLLAGVLASVVVLLLLPLAVLVQRSLDAPDFGYYRALMSADGGVFLVAPIEAIGNSLRYAVVATVIAVVIGGLAAAALTRRDAGRFVRGFDALLMLPLGVSAVTVGFGFLIALDEPPLDLRASWILVPLAQALVGVPFVVRTMLPVLRAVDARLREAAAVLGASPWRVWREVDLPMVRRASLIAAGFAFAVSLGEFGATVFIARPDNPTLPVAVAKLLGRAGELNYGQAMALSTILMVVCAVALLVLERLRTDRTGEF; from the coding sequence ATGGCCGTGCCCGTCGCGTTCTTCGCGGTCTTCTTCGCCTACCCCGTCGCCGCAATCCTCGCGCGCGGGCTCCATGTCGACGGAGCCTGGCAACTCGCCCGGATCTGGGACGTGGTGGCGCAGTCGGACATCCGTCATGTCCTGTGGTTCACCACCTGGCAGGCCCTCGCCTCCACCGCACTCACCCTGCTCGTGGCGCTGCCCGGCGCCTATGTCTTCGCCCGTTTCGACTTCCCGGGCAAGCACGTGCTGCGGGCGATCGTCACGGTCCCCTTCGTGCTGCCGACGGTCGTCGTCGGTACGGCGTTCCTCGCGCTGGTGGGCCGTGGCGGGCTGCTGGACGAGCTGTGGGGCGTACGGCTGGACACGACCGTATGGGCGATCCTGCTGGCGCATGTCTTCTTCAACTACGCGGTGGTTGTACGGACGGTCGGCGGGCTGTGGGGGCAACTCGACCCGCGGCAGGAAGAGGCCGCGCGGATGCTCGGGGCGTCGCCGCTCAAGGCCTGGCGTCAGGTCACCCTCCCGGCACTGGGGCCGGCCGTGGCCGCCGCCGTGCTGATGGTGTTCCTGTTCACCTTCACCTCCTTCGGTGTGGTGCAGATCCTCGGTGGACCGGGCTTCTCGACGCTGGAGGTCGAGATCTACCGGCAGACCTCGGAGATCTTCGATCTGTCCACGGCCGCGGTGCTGACGATCATTCAGTTCCTGGCGGTCGGTGCGATCCTCGCGCTGCACGCCTGGACCGTACGGTGGCGGGAGAGCGCCCTGCGGCTGGTGGACGAGTCCGTGACGGCCCGGCGACCGCGCGGGGCGGGCCAGTGGGGGCTGCTGGCGGGCGTCCTCGCCTCCGTCGTCGTACTCTTGCTGCTGCCGTTGGCCGTGCTGGTGCAACGGTCGCTCGACGCACCGGACTTCGGGTACTACCGAGCGCTGATGTCAGCTGACGGCGGTGTCTTCCTGGTGGCGCCGATCGAGGCGATCGGCAATTCGCTGCGGTACGCCGTCGTCGCCACCGTCATCGCCGTGGTGATCGGCGGCCTCGCCGCCGCCGCGCTCACCCGGCGGGACGCGGGCCGGTTCGTGCGCGGGTTCGACGCGCTGCTGATGCTGCCGCTCGGGGTGTCGGCGGTGACGGTCGGCTTCGGGTTCCTGATCGCGCTGGACGAGCCGCCGCTCGATCTGCGGGCCTCCTGGATCCTGGTGCCGCTCGCGCAGGCGCTGGTCGGTGTCCCGTTCGTCGTACGGACCATGCTGCCGGTGCTGCGGGCGGTGGACGCGCGGCTCAGGGAGGCGGCGGCCGTGCTCGGGGCGTCGCCGTGGCGGGTGTGGCGTGAGGTCGATCTGCCGATGGTGCGGCGGGCGTCGCTGATCGCGGCCGGGTTCGCGTTCGCGGTGTCGCTGGGAGAGTTCGGGGCGACCGTGTTCATCGCGCGGCCCGACAACCCGACGCTGCCGGTCGCGGTGGCCAAGCTGCTCGGGCGGGCCGGGGAACTCAACTACGGCCAGGCGATGGCCCTTTCGACGATTCTGATGGTGGTGTGCGCGGTGGCGTTGCTGGTGCTGGAGCGGCTGCGGACCGATCGGACGGGGGAGTTCTGA
- a CDS encoding thiamine ABC transporter substrate-binding protein: protein MRTTNKYIALAVGLGLVTLSACGSSSGSAGGDSKSVTLVSHDSWAVSKSVIAEFEKKSGYQVKVLEDGDAGQAVNKAILTKDNPQGDVFFGVDNTLLSRALDNGLFQPYEPKGADQIKPEYRVDEDKHRVTPIDTGDICVNYDKAYFSKHKLTPPTSFDDLIKPAYKNLLVTENASTSSPGLGFLLGTAARYGDNGWQDYWEKLKANGVKVVDGWEQAYNEEFSGSAGGKKAKADRPLVVSYASSPPAEVIYADPKPATAPTGVATGTCFRQVEYAGLLSNAGNTEGGKALLDFMLTKTFQDDMPLNMFVYPVREGAQVPEEFTKYGPQAEDPETMDPAKIADNRDDWVKSWTSLVLK, encoded by the coding sequence ATGAGAACCACGAACAAGTACATAGCCCTGGCCGTCGGGCTGGGCCTCGTCACGCTGTCCGCGTGCGGATCGTCGTCCGGCTCCGCCGGCGGCGACTCCAAGAGCGTCACGCTCGTCAGCCACGACTCCTGGGCCGTCTCCAAGAGCGTCATCGCCGAGTTTGAGAAGAAGTCCGGATACCAGGTCAAGGTCCTGGAGGACGGCGACGCCGGGCAGGCCGTCAACAAGGCGATCCTGACCAAGGACAACCCACAGGGCGACGTCTTCTTCGGCGTCGACAACACCCTGCTCTCGCGGGCCCTCGACAACGGCCTCTTCCAGCCGTACGAGCCGAAGGGCGCCGACCAGATCAAGCCCGAGTACCGGGTCGACGAGGACAAGCACCGCGTCACGCCGATCGACACCGGCGACATCTGCGTCAACTACGACAAGGCGTATTTCAGCAAGCACAAGCTGACCCCGCCCACCTCCTTCGACGACCTGATCAAGCCGGCGTACAAGAACCTCCTCGTCACCGAGAACGCGTCCACCTCCTCACCGGGACTGGGCTTCCTCCTGGGCACCGCCGCCCGATACGGCGACAACGGCTGGCAGGACTACTGGGAGAAGCTGAAGGCCAACGGCGTCAAGGTCGTCGACGGCTGGGAGCAGGCCTACAACGAGGAGTTCTCCGGTTCCGCCGGCGGCAAGAAGGCCAAGGCCGACCGGCCGCTCGTCGTCTCGTACGCCTCATCGCCGCCCGCCGAGGTCATCTACGCCGACCCGAAGCCGGCCACCGCGCCGACCGGCGTCGCGACCGGCACCTGCTTCCGGCAGGTCGAGTACGCGGGGCTGCTGAGCAACGCGGGGAACACCGAGGGCGGCAAGGCACTCCTCGACTTCATGCTCACCAAGACGTTCCAGGACGACATGCCGCTGAACATGTTCGTCTACCCGGTGCGTGAAGGCGCCCAGGTGCCCGAGGAGTTCACCAAGTACGGTCCGCAGGCCGAGGACCCCGAGACGATGGACCCGGCGAAGATCGCCGACAACCGTGACGACTGGGTCAAGTCATGGACCTCGCTCGTACTGAAGTAG
- the rlmN gene encoding 23S rRNA (adenine(2503)-C(2))-methyltransferase RlmN translates to MPKPGELTFVAPRGVQKPPRHLADLSPAERKEAVAAIGEKPFRAKQLSQHYFARYAHDPAQWTDIPAAARGKLQEALLPELMTVVRHLSTDQDTTRKTLWRLFDGTLVESVLMRYPDRVTMCISSQAGCGMNCPFCATGQAGLDRNLSTAEIVHQIVDGMRALRDGEIPGGPSRLSNIVFMGMGEPLANYKRVVGAIRALTDPEPDGLGLSQRGITVSTVGLVPAIHRFADEGFKCRLAISLHAPDDELRDTLVPVNTRWKVREVLEAGWEYAARSGRRLSIEYALIRDINDQAWRGDRLGRLLKSKPVHVNLIPLNPTPGSKWTASRPEDEKAFVEAIAAHGVPVTVRDTRGQEIDGACGQLAATER, encoded by the coding sequence ATGCCCAAGCCCGGAGAACTCACTTTCGTCGCCCCCCGCGGAGTCCAGAAGCCGCCGCGGCATCTTGCCGATCTGTCGCCTGCCGAGCGCAAGGAGGCTGTTGCCGCGATCGGGGAGAAGCCGTTTCGCGCCAAGCAGCTCTCGCAGCACTACTTCGCGCGGTACGCGCACGACCCGGCGCAGTGGACCGACATCCCGGCCGCGGCGCGCGGCAAGCTGCAGGAGGCGCTGCTTCCGGAGCTGATGACGGTCGTACGGCATCTGTCGACGGACCAGGACACCACGCGCAAGACGCTGTGGCGGCTGTTCGACGGGACGCTGGTCGAGTCGGTGCTCATGCGGTATCCGGACCGGGTGACGATGTGCATCAGCTCGCAGGCGGGCTGCGGCATGAACTGTCCGTTCTGCGCCACGGGGCAGGCGGGCCTCGACCGGAATCTGTCCACCGCCGAGATCGTGCACCAGATCGTGGACGGGATGCGGGCGCTCAGGGACGGCGAGATTCCGGGAGGGCCCTCGCGGCTGTCCAACATCGTCTTCATGGGCATGGGCGAGCCGCTCGCCAACTACAAGCGGGTTGTGGGTGCCATCCGCGCGCTCACCGACCCCGAACCCGACGGGCTCGGGCTCTCGCAGCGCGGTATCACCGTCTCCACCGTCGGTCTCGTCCCGGCCATTCACCGGTTCGCCGACGAGGGCTTCAAGTGCCGGCTCGCGATCTCGCTGCACGCGCCGGACGACGAGCTGCGCGACACCCTCGTACCGGTCAACACCCGGTGGAAGGTGCGCGAGGTGCTCGAGGCCGGATGGGAGTACGCGGCCCGGTCCGGGCGCCGGCTGTCCATCGAGTACGCGCTGATCCGGGACATCAACGACCAGGCCTGGCGCGGTGACCGGCTCGGACGGCTGCTCAAGAGCAAGCCCGTGCATGTGAATCTGATCCCGCTGAACCCGACGCCGGGGTCGAAGTGGACGGCCTCGCGTCCGGAGGACGAGAAGGCGTTCGTCGAGGCGATCGCCGCGCATGGTGTGCCGGTGACGGTTCGGGACACCCGTGGTCAGGAGATCGACGGGGCGTGTGGTCAGCTCGCGGCCACCGAGAGGTAG
- a CDS encoding SRPBCC family protein → MSGFRETIVVDRSPEDVYAYLSDASHLPEWQESAVAAEQLEEGPLGVGSHMRVIRHIGRRDIPMTMEVTEYEPPRIWGLQGIDGPVRGHVHGEIDPLDEGRRSRVTLEVDFEGHGIGRLLVPLVVRPQVRKELPRNEQHLKDRLENPTP, encoded by the coding sequence ATGTCAGGCTTCCGAGAAACGATCGTCGTCGACCGCAGTCCCGAGGATGTCTACGCGTATCTCAGCGACGCCTCCCACCTGCCGGAATGGCAGGAGAGTGCGGTCGCGGCGGAGCAGCTTGAGGAGGGCCCGTTGGGGGTCGGTTCCCACATGAGGGTCATCCGGCACATCGGCCGCCGCGACATTCCGATGACCATGGAGGTCACCGAGTACGAGCCGCCGCGCATCTGGGGCCTGCAGGGCATCGACGGGCCCGTCAGGGGCCATGTCCACGGCGAGATCGACCCGCTCGACGAGGGCCGCCGCTCCCGCGTGACCTTGGAGGTCGACTTCGAAGGGCACGGCATCGGCAGGCTCCTCGTGCCCCTGGTCGTCCGCCCCCAGGTCCGCAAGGAGCTCCCGCGCAACGAGCAGCACCTCAAGGATCGGCTGGAAAACCCCACCCCATAG
- a CDS encoding phosphatidate cytidylyltransferase has translation MNDSSWGAPPQAGYWVPSDRGPVPGAAPAGPAYDAHNAQQTRPMPIVPEVPAYGGDQDDDRGAARLGGPLFRDDTPQTSSYGTPDGTSYRAAQQNPEPMPDAPQPAPAPQKKSAGRDLGAAIGVGVGLGAVIIASLFVVKAVFVGVIAVAVVVGLWELTSRLQERKAIKAPLVPLAVGGAAMVVAGYVRGAEGAWVAMALTALAVLVWRMTEPPEGYLKDVTAGVFAAFYIPFLATFVAMMLTADDGARRVLTFLLLAVVSDTGAYAVGWRFGRHKLAPRISPGKTREGLLGAVAFAMAAGALCMEFLIDDGTWWQGLLLGLAVAASATLGDLGESMIKRDLGIKDMGTLLPGHGGIMDRLDSLLPTAPVVWLLMVLFVGSA, from the coding sequence ATGAACGACTCTTCCTGGGGGGCGCCACCACAAGCCGGGTACTGGGTGCCGTCCGACCGCGGGCCTGTCCCGGGGGCTGCCCCGGCGGGTCCCGCGTACGATGCGCACAACGCGCAGCAGACTCGCCCCATGCCCATCGTGCCCGAGGTACCCGCGTATGGCGGAGACCAGGATGACGACCGGGGGGCCGCTCGGCTGGGCGGCCCCTTGTTCCGCGACGACACGCCGCAGACGTCGTCCTATGGGACGCCCGACGGGACGTCCTACCGGGCGGCGCAGCAGAATCCGGAGCCCATGCCCGACGCCCCGCAGCCGGCGCCCGCACCGCAGAAGAAGAGCGCGGGCAGGGACCTGGGTGCGGCCATAGGGGTCGGGGTCGGGCTCGGTGCGGTGATCATCGCGTCGCTGTTCGTCGTCAAGGCCGTGTTCGTCGGTGTGATTGCGGTCGCCGTCGTGGTGGGCCTCTGGGAGCTGACGTCCCGGCTGCAGGAGCGCAAGGCCATCAAGGCGCCCCTCGTGCCGCTCGCGGTCGGCGGTGCGGCGATGGTCGTCGCCGGGTACGTCCGCGGTGCCGAGGGCGCGTGGGTGGCGATGGCGCTCACCGCGCTGGCGGTGCTGGTCTGGAGGATGACGGAACCGCCCGAGGGCTACCTCAAGGACGTCACGGCGGGCGTCTTCGCGGCCTTCTACATCCCGTTCCTCGCCACGTTCGTGGCCATGATGCTCACCGCGGACGACGGTGCGCGGCGGGTGCTGACGTTCCTGCTGCTGGCCGTCGTCAGCGACACGGGCGCGTACGCCGTCGGCTGGCGCTTCGGCAGGCACAAGCTCGCCCCGCGCATCAGCCCCGGCAAGACCCGCGAGGGCCTGCTCGGCGCGGTCGCCTTCGCCATGGCGGCGGGCGCGCTGTGCATGGAGTTCCTGATCGACGACGGCACCTGGTGGCAGGGCCTGCTGCTGGGCCTCGCCGTCGCGGCCAGCGCCACGCTCGGCGACCTCGGCGAGTCCATGATCAAGCGGGACCTTGGCATCAAGGACATGGGCACGCTGCTGCCCGGCCATGGCGGCATCATGGACCGGCTGGATTCGCTGCTGCCGACGGCTCCGGTGGTGTGGCTGCTGATGGTGCTGTTCGTCGGGTCTGCCTGA
- the frr gene encoding ribosome recycling factor yields the protein MIEETLLEAEEKMEKAVVVAKEDFAAIRTGRAHPAMFNKIVADYYGAPTPINQLASFSVPEPRMAVVTPFDKSALRNIEQAIRDSDLGVNPSNDGNIIRVVFPELTEERRRDYIKVAKSKAEDARVSIRSVRRKAKDAVDKAIKDGDIGEDEGRRAEKELDDTTHKYVAQVDELLKHKEAELLEV from the coding sequence GTGATCGAAGAGACCCTCCTCGAGGCCGAGGAGAAGATGGAGAAGGCCGTCGTGGTCGCCAAGGAGGACTTCGCCGCGATCCGCACCGGCCGTGCGCACCCGGCGATGTTCAACAAGATCGTGGCCGACTACTACGGGGCGCCGACGCCGATCAACCAGCTGGCTTCGTTCTCCGTGCCGGAGCCGCGTATGGCGGTGGTGACCCCGTTCGACAAGAGCGCGCTGCGCAACATCGAGCAGGCGATCCGCGACTCCGATCTGGGCGTCAACCCGAGCAACGACGGCAACATCATCCGAGTGGTGTTCCCCGAGCTCACCGAGGAGCGCCGCCGCGACTACATCAAGGTCGCCAAGTCCAAGGCCGAGGACGCGCGGGTGTCCATCCGCTCCGTCCGCCGCAAGGCCAAGGACGCCGTCGACAAGGCGATCAAGGACGGCGACATCGGCGAGGACGAGGGCCGCCGTGCGGAGAAGGAGCTCGACGACACCACCCACAAGTACGTCGCACAGGTGGACGAGCTTCTCAAGCACAAGGAAGCGGAGCTGCTCGAGGTCTGA
- the pyrH gene encoding UMP kinase yields the protein MTTKPQKSDDGKVRGRFMLKLSGEAFSGGGGLGVDPDVVHKIAREVAAVVRDGAQIAVVIGGGNFFRGAELQQRGMDRARSDYMGMLGTVMNCLALQDFLEKEGIDSRVQTAITMGQVAEPYIPLRAVRHLEKGRVVIFGAGMGMPYFSTDTTAAQRALEIDAEALLMGKNGVDGVYDSDPKTNPDAVRFDSLGYGEVITRDLKVADMTAITLCRDNKLPILVFELLAEGNIARAVKGEKIGTLVGDQDSQG from the coding sequence ATGACCACCAAGCCCCAGAAGAGCGACGACGGCAAAGTACGCGGCCGGTTCATGCTGAAGCTGTCCGGAGAGGCGTTCTCCGGCGGCGGGGGCCTGGGCGTCGACCCTGACGTGGTGCACAAGATCGCCCGCGAGGTCGCGGCCGTCGTGCGCGACGGGGCGCAGATCGCGGTCGTCATCGGCGGCGGCAACTTCTTCCGTGGCGCCGAACTGCAGCAGCGCGGCATGGACCGGGCCCGCTCCGACTACATGGGCATGCTCGGCACGGTGATGAACTGCCTCGCCCTCCAGGACTTCCTGGAGAAGGAGGGCATCGACAGCCGGGTGCAGACCGCCATCACCATGGGGCAGGTCGCCGAGCCGTACATCCCGCTGCGGGCCGTACGGCACCTGGAGAAGGGCCGCGTGGTCATCTTCGGCGCCGGTATGGGCATGCCGTACTTCTCCACCGACACCACCGCAGCCCAGCGCGCCCTGGAGATCGACGCCGAGGCGCTGCTGATGGGCAAGAACGGCGTGGACGGGGTCTACGACTCCGACCCGAAGACCAACCCGGACGCCGTGCGCTTCGACTCCCTCGGCTACGGCGAGGTCATCACCCGCGACCTCAAGGTCGCCGACATGACCGCCATCACCCTGTGCCGCGACAACAAGCTGCCGATCCTCGTCTTCGAGCTTCTGGCCGAGGGCAATATCGCGCGCGCCGTCAAGGGTGAGAAGATCGGCACGCTTGTGGGTGACCAAGACAGCCAGGGCTGA
- the tsf gene encoding translation elongation factor Ts has protein sequence MANYTAADVKKLRELTGAGMMDCKKALDEADGNVEKAVEALRIKGQKGVAKREGRSAENGAVVSVIADDNSSGVLVELKCETDFVAKGEKFQAAANAIAEHVAKTAPADLEALLASEIEPGKTVQAFVDEANANLGEKIVLDRFAQFGDGFVTAYMHRTMPDLPPQIGVLVELDKPNAEVAKGVAQHIAAFAPKYLSKEDVPAEVVESERRVAEETTRAEGKPEAALPKIVEGRLNGFFKDATLLGQPYALDNKKSVQKILDEAGVTLKRFSRIKVGI, from the coding sequence ATGGCGAACTACACCGCCGCCGACGTCAAGAAGCTCCGTGAGCTCACCGGCGCCGGCATGATGGACTGCAAGAAGGCGCTGGACGAGGCCGATGGCAACGTCGAGAAGGCCGTCGAGGCGCTCCGTATCAAGGGCCAGAAGGGCGTCGCCAAGCGCGAGGGCCGCTCCGCCGAGAACGGCGCCGTGGTCTCCGTCATCGCCGACGACAACTCCTCCGGTGTCCTGGTCGAGCTGAAGTGCGAGACGGACTTCGTCGCCAAGGGTGAGAAGTTCCAGGCCGCCGCCAACGCCATCGCCGAGCACGTCGCCAAGACCGCTCCGGCCGACCTCGAGGCGCTGCTCGCCTCCGAGATCGAGCCCGGCAAGACCGTTCAGGCGTTCGTCGACGAGGCCAACGCCAACCTGGGCGAGAAGATCGTCCTGGACCGCTTCGCGCAGTTCGGCGACGGCTTCGTGACGGCGTACATGCACCGCACGATGCCCGACCTGCCGCCGCAGATCGGTGTCCTCGTCGAGCTCGACAAGCCGAACGCCGAGGTCGCCAAGGGCGTCGCCCAGCACATCGCCGCCTTCGCGCCGAAGTACCTCTCCAAGGAGGACGTCCCGGCCGAGGTCGTCGAGTCCGAGCGCCGTGTCGCCGAGGAGACCACCCGCGCCGAGGGCAAGCCCGAGGCCGCCCTGCCGAAGATCGTCGAGGGTCGCCTCAACGGCTTCTTCAAGGACGCCACGCTGCTGGGCCAGCCGTACGCGCTCGACAACAAGAAGTCCGTCCAGAAGATCCTGGACGAGGCCGGTGTCACCCTGAAGCGCTTCTCGCGCATCAAGGTCGGCATCTGA
- the rpsB gene encoding 30S ribosomal protein S2: MAVVTMRELLESGVHFGHQTRRWNPKMKRFIFTERNGIYIIDLLQSLSYIDRAYEFVKETVAHGGTVMFVGTKKQAQEAIAEQATRVGMPYVNQRWLGGMLTNFSTVYKRLQRLKELEQIDFEDVAASGLTKKELLVLSREKAKLEKTLGGIREMQKVPSAVWIVDTKKEHIAVGEARKLNIPVVAILDTNCDPDEVDYKIPGNDDAIRSVTLLTRVIADAVAEGLIARSGVATEGKGEKAASEPLAEWERDLLEGEKKAEEAAPAAEAAAEAPAAEAPAAEAEAPAAEAPAAETEAPAAEAPAAEVAEAAPAAEGEQA; this comes from the coding sequence ATGGCCGTCGTCACGATGCGGGAGCTGCTGGAAAGCGGCGTCCACTTCGGTCACCAGACCCGTCGTTGGAACCCGAAGATGAAGCGATTCATCTTCACGGAGCGCAACGGCATCTACATCATCGACCTGCTCCAGTCGCTGTCGTACATCGACCGCGCCTACGAGTTCGTCAAGGAGACCGTCGCCCACGGCGGCACGGTCATGTTCGTCGGTACGAAGAAGCAGGCGCAGGAGGCCATCGCCGAGCAGGCCACCCGCGTCGGCATGCCCTACGTCAACCAGCGCTGGCTGGGCGGCATGCTCACCAACTTCTCGACCGTCTACAAGCGTCTGCAGCGCCTCAAGGAGCTCGAGCAGATCGACTTCGAGGACGTCGCGGCCTCGGGTCTGACCAAGAAGGAGCTTCTCGTGCTCTCGCGCGAGAAGGCCAAGCTGGAGAAGACCCTCGGTGGTATCCGCGAGATGCAGAAGGTGCCCAGCGCCGTCTGGATCGTGGACACCAAGAAGGAGCACATCGCGGTCGGCGAGGCCCGGAAGCTCAACATTCCGGTTGTCGCCATCCTCGACACCAACTGCGACCCCGACGAGGTCGACTACAAGATCCCGGGCAACGACGACGCGATCCGCTCCGTCACCCTGCTCACCCGTGTGATCGCCGACGCCGTCGCCGAGGGCCTCATCGCCCGTTCCGGCGTGGCGACGGAGGGCAAGGGCGAGAAGGCCGCGAGTGAGCCGCTCGCCGAGTGGGAGCGCGACCTGCTCGAGGGTGAGAAGAAGGCCGAGGAGGCCGCTCCGGCCGCCGAGGCCGCTGCTGAGGCGCCGGCTGCCGAGGCTCCCGCCGCCGAGGCCGAGGCGCCCGCTGCTGAGGCTCCCGCCGCCGAGACCGAGGCCCCTGCCGCTGAGGCTCCCGCCGCCGAGGTTGCCGAGGCTGCTCCGGCCGCCGAGGGCGAGCAGGCCTGA
- a CDS encoding M23 family metallopeptidase → MSPAQAKRSAVTWAGLLLVLTLAALVPVAWAETPAAVPAAPPAPDHPVPAIARTWPVGVRPSVVRGWEPPATTYGRGHRGVDLTATPGTPVRAVAPGRVSFAGRVAGKGVISVELTETGAPPLRTTYEPVTPSLKKGDEVEAGEVVGTVETGGSHCTTRCIHWGLLRGETYLNPLKLLPPWLLHRGPSRLLPVLDAPPPVH, encoded by the coding sequence ATGTCACCTGCGCAAGCGAAACGATCTGCGGTCACCTGGGCGGGCCTCCTGCTCGTCCTGACCCTCGCGGCCCTCGTGCCCGTCGCATGGGCCGAAACCCCGGCCGCCGTGCCCGCGGCACCTCCGGCTCCCGACCACCCGGTCCCGGCCATCGCCCGCACCTGGCCGGTGGGGGTACGCCCTTCGGTGGTACGAGGCTGGGAGCCTCCGGCGACGACATACGGCCGCGGCCACCGCGGCGTCGACCTCACGGCCACCCCCGGCACACCCGTGCGAGCGGTGGCACCGGGCCGGGTGTCCTTCGCGGGCCGAGTGGCCGGAAAGGGCGTCATCTCGGTGGAACTGACAGAAACGGGCGCCCCACCCCTGCGAACGACCTACGAACCGGTGACCCCTTCACTGAAGAAGGGCGACGAGGTGGAGGCAGGCGAGGTGGTGGGGACAGTGGAGACGGGCGGCTCACACTGCACGACGAGATGCATCCACTGGGGCCTGCTCAGGGGCGAGACGTACCTGAACCCACTGAAGCTACTGCCGCCGTGGCTCCTGCACAGGGGCCCATCAAGGCTTCTACCGGTCCTGGACGCACCTCCACCTGTGCACTAG
- a CDS encoding TetR/AcrR family transcriptional regulator — MAEHRSMQRAALLDAARSLLSEGGTEALTFPALAERTGLARSSVYEYFRSRAAVVEELCEVDFPVWAAEVSAAMERAGTPEGKVEAYVRQQLALVGDRRHRAVVAISASELDAGAREKIRAAHGGLVAMIVEALGELGHAEPRLAAMLLQGVVDAAVRRIELGAAEEPSAITDAAVAMALRGVCG; from the coding sequence GTGGCCGAGCACCGGTCGATGCAGCGAGCCGCCCTGCTGGACGCGGCTCGGTCTTTGCTGTCCGAGGGTGGGACGGAGGCGCTGACCTTTCCGGCCCTCGCCGAGCGGACGGGGCTTGCGCGGTCGTCCGTGTACGAGTACTTCCGGTCGCGGGCCGCCGTGGTCGAGGAGCTGTGCGAGGTCGACTTTCCCGTGTGGGCGGCGGAGGTGTCGGCGGCCATGGAGCGGGCCGGTACGCCCGAGGGCAAGGTCGAGGCGTATGTGCGGCAGCAGCTGGCGCTGGTCGGGGACCGGCGGCACCGTGCCGTGGTCGCGATCTCCGCGAGTGAGCTGGATGCGGGGGCCCGGGAGAAGATCCGGGCCGCGCATGGGGGGCTGGTCGCGATGATCGTCGAGGCGTTGGGGGAGTTGGGGCACGCGGAGCCTCGGCTTGCTGCGATGTTGCTGCAGGGTGTGGTGGATGCGGCTGTGCGGCGGATTGAGCTGGGGGCCGCGGAGGAGCCTTCGGCGATTACGGATGCGGCCGTGGCTATGGCGTTGCGGGGTGTGTGCGGCTGA
- the whiG gene encoding RNA polymerase sigma factor WhiG, with protein MPQHTSGSDRAAIPPAARDGGSVRPPAPSTLDELWRSYKATGDERLREQLILHYSPLVKYVAGRVSVGLPPNVEQADFVSSGVFGLIDAIEKFDIDREIKFETYAITRIRGAMIDELRALDWIPRSVRQKARNVERAYATLEAKLRRTPSEGEVAAEMGIAVDELHSVFSQLSLANVVALEELLHVGGEGGDRLSLMDTLEDTAADNPVEVAEDRELRRFLARAINTLPEREKTVVTLYYYEGLTLAEIGNVLGVTESRVSQIHTKSVLQLRAKLASFGR; from the coding sequence ATGCCCCAGCACACTTCCGGGTCCGACCGGGCGGCGATCCCCCCAGCCGCCCGTGACGGTGGCAGCGTGCGGCCGCCCGCTCCCTCGACGCTCGACGAGTTGTGGCGGTCGTACAAGGCGACGGGGGACGAGCGGCTGCGCGAGCAGCTGATCCTGCACTACTCGCCGCTCGTGAAGTACGTCGCCGGCCGGGTGAGCGTGGGGCTGCCGCCCAACGTCGAGCAGGCGGACTTCGTCTCCTCCGGGGTGTTCGGGCTGATCGACGCGATCGAGAAGTTCGACATCGACCGGGAGATCAAGTTCGAGACGTACGCGATCACCCGGATCCGGGGCGCGATGATCGACGAGCTGCGGGCGCTGGACTGGATTCCGCGGTCGGTGCGGCAGAAGGCGCGCAACGTGGAGCGGGCGTACGCGACGCTGGAGGCGAAGCTCAGGCGGACACCGTCGGAGGGGGAGGTGGCCGCCGAGATGGGGATCGCGGTGGACGAACTCCACTCGGTCTTCAGCCAGTTGTCGCTGGCCAACGTGGTGGCGCTGGAGGAGCTGCTGCATGTGGGGGGTGAGGGAGGCGACCGGCTGAGCCTCATGGACACGCTGGAGGACACCGCCGCGGACAACCCCGTGGAGGTGGCCGAGGACCGGGAGCTGAGGCGGTTCCTGGCGCGGGCGATCAACACGTTGCCCGAGCGGGAGAAGACCGTGGTCACGCTGTACTACTACGAGGGCCTCACGCTCGCCGAGATCGGGAACGTGTTGGGGGTGACCGAGAGCCGGGTCAGCCAGATCCACACCAAGTCCGTGCTCCAGCTGCGGGCGAAGCTGGCGAGTTTCGGCCGCTGA